Proteins from a genomic interval of Physeter macrocephalus isolate SW-GA chromosome 21, ASM283717v5, whole genome shotgun sequence:
- the PABIR2 gene encoding PABIR family member 2 isoform X12, whose translation MAQEKMELDFESDTSDGVTLRRSNSAPLIHGLSDLSQVFQPYTFRARRNSTTIMSRHSLLLSSSPNRIPSSRLHQIKREEGMDMMNRETAHEREVQTAMQISQSWDESLSLSDSDFDKPEKLYSPKRIDFTPVSPAPSPTRGFGKCFSPSLQMFVSSSGLPPSPVPSPRRFSRRSQSPVKCIRPSVLGPLKRKGEMETESQPKRLFQGTTTMLSPEAAQLSDLSSWWCYQGEEIPALTRCVEHLQMNE comes from the exons ATGGCTCAggagaaaatggagctggacTTTGAGTCTGACACATCTGATGGGGTCACCCTGAGGAGATCCAACAGCGCTCCCCTGATCCATGGGCTCAG tgaccTTTCACAGGTTTTTCAACCTTACACGTTTAGAGCTCGGAGGAATAGTACAACCATCATGAGCCGTCACAGCTTG ttgCTGTCATCCTCACCTAATCGGATTCCTAGCAGCAGACTGCATCAAATCAAACGG GAGGAAGGCATGGATATGATGAACAGAGAAACTGCACACGAAAG agAAGTGCAAACTGCAATGCAGATAAGCCAATCATGGGATGAGAGCTTGAGCCTG AGTGATAGTGATTTTGACAAGCCAGAGAAATTATATTCTCCCAAAAGGATTGACTTCACTCCGGTTTCTCCAGCACCATCACCCACCAGAGGATTTGGAAAG TGTTTTTCACCATCCTTACAAATGTTTGTGAGCAGCAGCGGGCTGCCACCAAGTCCCGTTCCTAGTCCAAGGCGCTTTTCCAG GAGAAGCCAGAGTCCAGTCAAATGCATTAGGCCCAGTGTTCTTGGTCCTCTTAAAAGAAAAG gTGAAATGGAGACCGAAAGCCAGCCCAAGAGGCTCTTCCAAGGCACTACCACTATGCTGTCTCCGGAGGCTGCACAATTGTCTGATCTCAGTTCatg
- the PABIR2 gene encoding PABIR family member 2 isoform X14, protein MAQEKMELDFESDTSDGVTLRRSNSAPLIHGLSDLSQVFQPYTFRARRNSTTIMSRHSLLLSSSPNRIPSSRLHQIKREEGMDMMNRETAHEREVQTAMQISQSWDESLSLSDSDFDKPEKLYSPKRIDFTPVSPAPSPTRGFGKQCFSPSLQMFVSSSGLPPSPVPSPRRFSSRRSQSPVKCIRPSVLGPLKRKGEMETESQPKRLFQGTTTMLSPEAAQLSDLSSCTVPGAFYSLPGN, encoded by the exons ATGGCTCAggagaaaatggagctggacTTTGAGTCTGACACATCTGATGGGGTCACCCTGAGGAGATCCAACAGCGCTCCCCTGATCCATGGGCTCAG tgaccTTTCACAGGTTTTTCAACCTTACACGTTTAGAGCTCGGAGGAATAGTACAACCATCATGAGCCGTCACAGCTTG ttgCTGTCATCCTCACCTAATCGGATTCCTAGCAGCAGACTGCATCAAATCAAACGG GAGGAAGGCATGGATATGATGAACAGAGAAACTGCACACGAAAG agAAGTGCAAACTGCAATGCAGATAAGCCAATCATGGGATGAGAGCTTGAGCCTG AGTGATAGTGATTTTGACAAGCCAGAGAAATTATATTCTCCCAAAAGGATTGACTTCACTCCGGTTTCTCCAGCACCATCACCCACCAGAGGATTTGGAAAG cAGTGTTTTTCACCATCCTTACAAATGTTTGTGAGCAGCAGCGGGCTGCCACCAAGTCCCGTTCCTAGTCCAAGGCGCTTTTCCAG cAGGAGAAGCCAGAGTCCAGTCAAATGCATTAGGCCCAGTGTTCTTGGTCCTCTTAAAAGAAAAG gTGAAATGGAGACCGAAAGCCAGCCCAAGAGGCTCTTCCAAGGCACTACCACTATGCTGTCTCCGGAGGCTGCACAATTGTCTGATCTCAGTTCatg
- the PABIR2 gene encoding PABIR family member 2 isoform X9: protein MAQEKMELDFESDTSDGVTLRRSNSAPLIHGLSDLSQVFQPYTFRARRNSTTIMSRHSLLLSSSPNRIPSSRLHQIKREEGMDMMNRETAHEREVQTAMQISQSWDESLSLSDSDFDKPEKLYSPKRIDFTPVSPAPSPTRGFGKQCFSPSLQMFVSSSGLPPSPVPSPRRFSSRRSQSPVKCIRPSVLGPLKRKGEMETESQPKRLFQGTTTMLSPEAAQLSDLSSWWCYQGEEIPALTRCVEHLQMNE from the exons ATGGCTCAggagaaaatggagctggacTTTGAGTCTGACACATCTGATGGGGTCACCCTGAGGAGATCCAACAGCGCTCCCCTGATCCATGGGCTCAG tgaccTTTCACAGGTTTTTCAACCTTACACGTTTAGAGCTCGGAGGAATAGTACAACCATCATGAGCCGTCACAGCTTG ttgCTGTCATCCTCACCTAATCGGATTCCTAGCAGCAGACTGCATCAAATCAAACGG GAGGAAGGCATGGATATGATGAACAGAGAAACTGCACACGAAAG agAAGTGCAAACTGCAATGCAGATAAGCCAATCATGGGATGAGAGCTTGAGCCTG AGTGATAGTGATTTTGACAAGCCAGAGAAATTATATTCTCCCAAAAGGATTGACTTCACTCCGGTTTCTCCAGCACCATCACCCACCAGAGGATTTGGAAAG cAGTGTTTTTCACCATCCTTACAAATGTTTGTGAGCAGCAGCGGGCTGCCACCAAGTCCCGTTCCTAGTCCAAGGCGCTTTTCCAG cAGGAGAAGCCAGAGTCCAGTCAAATGCATTAGGCCCAGTGTTCTTGGTCCTCTTAAAAGAAAAG gTGAAATGGAGACCGAAAGCCAGCCCAAGAGGCTCTTCCAAGGCACTACCACTATGCTGTCTCCGGAGGCTGCACAATTGTCTGATCTCAGTTCatg
- the PABIR2 gene encoding PABIR family member 2 isoform X13 produces the protein MAQEKMELDFESDTSDGVTLRRSNSAPLIHGLSDLSQVFQPYTFRARRNSTTIMSRHSLLLSSSPNRIPSSRLHQIKREEGMDMMNRETAHEREVQTAMQISQSWDESLSLSDSDFDKPEKLYSPKRIDFTPVSPAPSPTRGFGKQCFSPSLQMFVSSSGLPPSPVPSPRRFSSRRSQSPVKCIRPSVLGPLKRKAQIKSFETKVKWRPKASPRGSSKALPLCCLRRLHNCLISVHGGVIKEKKFLP, from the exons ATGGCTCAggagaaaatggagctggacTTTGAGTCTGACACATCTGATGGGGTCACCCTGAGGAGATCCAACAGCGCTCCCCTGATCCATGGGCTCAG tgaccTTTCACAGGTTTTTCAACCTTACACGTTTAGAGCTCGGAGGAATAGTACAACCATCATGAGCCGTCACAGCTTG ttgCTGTCATCCTCACCTAATCGGATTCCTAGCAGCAGACTGCATCAAATCAAACGG GAGGAAGGCATGGATATGATGAACAGAGAAACTGCACACGAAAG agAAGTGCAAACTGCAATGCAGATAAGCCAATCATGGGATGAGAGCTTGAGCCTG AGTGATAGTGATTTTGACAAGCCAGAGAAATTATATTCTCCCAAAAGGATTGACTTCACTCCGGTTTCTCCAGCACCATCACCCACCAGAGGATTTGGAAAG cAGTGTTTTTCACCATCCTTACAAATGTTTGTGAGCAGCAGCGGGCTGCCACCAAGTCCCGTTCCTAGTCCAAGGCGCTTTTCCAG cAGGAGAAGCCAGAGTCCAGTCAAATGCATTAGGCCCAGTGTTCTTGGTCCTCTTAAAAGAAAAG CTCAGATAAAGAGCTTCGAAACCAAG gTGAAATGGAGACCGAAAGCCAGCCCAAGAGGCTCTTCCAAGGCACTACCACTATGCTGTCTCCGGAGGCTGCACAATTGTCTGATCTCAGTTCatg
- the PABIR2 gene encoding PABIR family member 2 isoform X10, protein MAQEKMELDFESDTSDGVTLRRSNSAPLIHGLSDLSQVFQPYTFRARRNSTTIMSRHSLLLSSSPNRIPSSRLHQIKREEGMDMMNRETAHEREVQTAMQISQSWDESLSLSDSDFDKPEKLYSPKRIDFTPVSPAPSPTRGFGKCFSPSLQMFVSSSGLPPSPVPSPRRFSSRRSQSPVKCIRPSVLGPLKRKGEMETESQPKRLFQGTTTMLSPEAAQLSDLSSWWCYQGEEIPALTRCVEHLQMNE, encoded by the exons ATGGCTCAggagaaaatggagctggacTTTGAGTCTGACACATCTGATGGGGTCACCCTGAGGAGATCCAACAGCGCTCCCCTGATCCATGGGCTCAG tgaccTTTCACAGGTTTTTCAACCTTACACGTTTAGAGCTCGGAGGAATAGTACAACCATCATGAGCCGTCACAGCTTG ttgCTGTCATCCTCACCTAATCGGATTCCTAGCAGCAGACTGCATCAAATCAAACGG GAGGAAGGCATGGATATGATGAACAGAGAAACTGCACACGAAAG agAAGTGCAAACTGCAATGCAGATAAGCCAATCATGGGATGAGAGCTTGAGCCTG AGTGATAGTGATTTTGACAAGCCAGAGAAATTATATTCTCCCAAAAGGATTGACTTCACTCCGGTTTCTCCAGCACCATCACCCACCAGAGGATTTGGAAAG TGTTTTTCACCATCCTTACAAATGTTTGTGAGCAGCAGCGGGCTGCCACCAAGTCCCGTTCCTAGTCCAAGGCGCTTTTCCAG cAGGAGAAGCCAGAGTCCAGTCAAATGCATTAGGCCCAGTGTTCTTGGTCCTCTTAAAAGAAAAG gTGAAATGGAGACCGAAAGCCAGCCCAAGAGGCTCTTCCAAGGCACTACCACTATGCTGTCTCCGGAGGCTGCACAATTGTCTGATCTCAGTTCatg
- the PABIR2 gene encoding PABIR family member 2 isoform X11, which translates to MAQEKMELDFESDTSDGVTLRRSNSAPLIHGLSDLSQVFQPYTFRARRNSTTIMSRHSLLLSSSPNRIPSSRLHQIKREEGMDMMNRETAHEREVQTAMQISQSWDESLSLSDSDFDKPEKLYSPKRIDFTPVSPAPSPTRGFGKQCFSPSLQMFVSSSGLPPSPVPSPRRFSRRSQSPVKCIRPSVLGPLKRKGEMETESQPKRLFQGTTTMLSPEAAQLSDLSSWWCYQGEEIPALTRCVEHLQMNE; encoded by the exons ATGGCTCAggagaaaatggagctggacTTTGAGTCTGACACATCTGATGGGGTCACCCTGAGGAGATCCAACAGCGCTCCCCTGATCCATGGGCTCAG tgaccTTTCACAGGTTTTTCAACCTTACACGTTTAGAGCTCGGAGGAATAGTACAACCATCATGAGCCGTCACAGCTTG ttgCTGTCATCCTCACCTAATCGGATTCCTAGCAGCAGACTGCATCAAATCAAACGG GAGGAAGGCATGGATATGATGAACAGAGAAACTGCACACGAAAG agAAGTGCAAACTGCAATGCAGATAAGCCAATCATGGGATGAGAGCTTGAGCCTG AGTGATAGTGATTTTGACAAGCCAGAGAAATTATATTCTCCCAAAAGGATTGACTTCACTCCGGTTTCTCCAGCACCATCACCCACCAGAGGATTTGGAAAG cAGTGTTTTTCACCATCCTTACAAATGTTTGTGAGCAGCAGCGGGCTGCCACCAAGTCCCGTTCCTAGTCCAAGGCGCTTTTCCAG GAGAAGCCAGAGTCCAGTCAAATGCATTAGGCCCAGTGTTCTTGGTCCTCTTAAAAGAAAAG gTGAAATGGAGACCGAAAGCCAGCCCAAGAGGCTCTTCCAAGGCACTACCACTATGCTGTCTCCGGAGGCTGCACAATTGTCTGATCTCAGTTCatg